The Radiobacillus deserti genomic interval CTCTAATTTTGCAGATAAACAAGTTGTCCTTCTTTTATTCTACACATATCCCTATGAAGTCTTGCATAGGTATGGTGGTAGAGGATTGCGAGAGGAACTTATTTTTCTCAATCGTCTTTCTTCAAGCGAGGTGACATCATGGCTGTTGTTGGACATACGGAAGAGGATGTTAAGTTATTAGCTCGTTTAATGAGAGCTGAAGCTGAAGGCGATGGAAAACTAGGAATGCTAATGGTAGGGAATACAGGCGTGAATCGTGTTCGATCAGATTGTCTAGACTTTACGAAATTGACCTCTATAAGAGACATGGTTTTCCAAAGTCCAGGTGGGTTTGAAGCGACACAAAAAGGTTATTTTTATCAGCGGGCAAGAGACCAGGATATAAAGCTAGCTCGGCAAGTAATAAATGGTAGGAAGTATCATCCCGCTAGTTATTCTTTATGGTTTTTCAAACCTTCTGGGTCCTGTCCTGCACAGTGGTTTAACCAATGGAATTCAGGTCGCCATAAGTCCCATTGTTTTTATTCACCACTACAATCAGTCTGTCCAAATGTGTATTCCTAATAAAAAATGTTCTAATCTTGATTTTCACGACTACGAATAAGTATAGGAAAACTTATGTTTTCCCACCTCATAAACTAACAAATTCGAAAGGGGAATGTTTGAATGAGTAAAGAAGAAAACCGAAATGTGCCACCACAGTACTATCAAACACCACCACAAGCTACTGGATATGGTTATACACCTACACCACCTACACCAACACCAGCACAAGCACAAGCACC includes:
- a CDS encoding cell wall hydrolase, with amino-acid sequence MAVVGHTEEDVKLLARLMRAEAEGDGKLGMLMVGNTGVNRVRSDCLDFTKLTSIRDMVFQSPGGFEATQKGYFYQRARDQDIKLARQVINGRKYHPASYSLWFFKPSGSCPAQWFNQWNSGRHKSHCFYSPLQSVCPNVYS